A genomic stretch from Mycobacterium malmoense includes:
- a CDS encoding nitroreductase family deazaflavin-dependent oxidoreductase, which translates to MSDPRPPAWLKPMNKLMMAVQKLGIVTGPVRVLTVSGRKSGEPRSTPATPFALDDGLYVVGGYPRADWVLNARAAGTGTVTRGRKSERVSFVELTAEQARPVLRAFPGKVPRGVGFFKRSGLVQQGTADEFEALAGRCAVFRLDTVSTA; encoded by the coding sequence ATGTCTGATCCCAGACCGCCAGCCTGGCTCAAACCGATGAACAAGCTCATGATGGCCGTGCAAAAGCTCGGTATCGTCACCGGACCGGTACGGGTGTTGACCGTGTCCGGTCGCAAATCGGGGGAGCCACGCAGCACGCCGGCGACACCCTTCGCGCTGGACGACGGCCTCTACGTCGTCGGTGGATATCCCCGCGCCGACTGGGTGCTCAACGCCCGCGCCGCCGGCACGGGAACCGTCACACGGGGCCGAAAGTCTGAGCGTGTCAGTTTCGTCGAGCTCACCGCGGAGCAAGCGCGCCCGGTGCTGCGTGCGTTCCCTGGCAAAGTGCCGCGGGGCGTTGGCTTCTTTAAACGCTCGGGGCTGGTGCAGCAAGGAACCGCCGACGAGTTCGAGGCCCTCGCGGGTCGATGCGCGGTGTTCCGCCTCGACACCGTTTCGACAGCCTGA
- a CDS encoding TetR/AcrR family transcriptional regulator has protein sequence MATVHRRCKIRNVSNRKSRSSCDVVVRRRDDVLLSAIREAIRAELAERGYSGVTFEGVARRAKTSKPVLYRRYRSRAHMVVDALPALRWQASAPTDARSLRDDLSALLSEALDRFYSIGVDTYRRLIADADDELLDTLDAQLTQLANQTIYRALSRARDRGEIGPSDIPDRAATTIAVLLRNELFFTRKPVDQQTVADMLDNVYLPLIDAVSHRSDAGLAAAAARKGHRGATMPLS, from the coding sequence ATGGCAACCGTACATCGCCGTTGTAAGATACGCAACGTGTCTAATCGGAAAAGCCGATCGTCCTGCGATGTCGTCGTCCGGCGCCGCGACGACGTCCTGCTATCAGCGATCCGCGAGGCAATCAGGGCCGAGCTCGCCGAACGCGGCTATTCCGGTGTCACCTTTGAAGGCGTCGCTCGACGGGCCAAGACGAGCAAACCCGTGCTCTACCGGCGGTACCGTTCCCGCGCGCACATGGTTGTCGATGCGCTACCCGCTTTGCGATGGCAGGCTTCAGCCCCGACAGATGCGCGATCGCTGCGTGACGACCTGTCGGCGCTGCTCAGTGAGGCGCTGGACCGGTTTTACAGCATCGGTGTCGACACATACCGCCGCCTTATTGCCGACGCGGATGACGAACTCCTCGACACGCTCGACGCGCAGCTGACGCAGTTGGCCAACCAAACGATCTATCGCGCGCTGTCCCGGGCGCGCGACCGCGGTGAGATCGGCCCCTCAGACATCCCCGACCGTGCGGCGACAACCATCGCCGTGCTGTTACGAAACGAGCTGTTCTTCACGCGCAAACCCGTCGACCAACAGACCGTGGCCGACATGCTCGACAACGTGTATCTGCCGCTGATCGATGCGGTCTCCCATCGCTCGGACGCCGGCCTTGCGGCAGCGGCCGCCAGAAAAGGTCACCGTGGCGCGACGATGCCATTGTCGTAG
- a CDS encoding FAD-dependent monooxygenase produces the protein MNQTDVLIVGAGPVGLMLACELRRRDVACRIIDKYAEFPWTSRANGVQPRAAEVLDSLGIADKIVAESYRAKGFRIMRAGTEVGRIEPNVVANPDDPADQPYHGMVFANQAVVEKALRDKLAELGGQVELRRELRGLTENPDGIVADIADLASEKVERVHAKWLVGCDGGHSAVRTLLQLPFTGKDYPDQFVQADVHLDGDLPEGLMTLWLNDEGLMAAIPFREPGLWRIAAQVFPDADGNVPHASVELFQRLLAERAGDTTTKILEPVWLSNFVVHHRIVDHYRKGHAFLAGDAAHVHSPIGGQGMNTGIQDAYNLGWKLALVINGAPETLLDTYEAERLPVGRKVLQQTDVNHRLRVSGSVLADVLMDRVVFPLLRVPAILDVVGDFVLKRGSQLDVNYRASALSEHVGGLRKGVTAGDRAPDGQLLDPSGRPASLFAHFRTPDFRLLIFQGRRHAADAKALAAIGHRVHTTTDGLVLPLVITTDNAAAAGDDVIVLNDPKRRTHACYGASAPSLYLIRPDGYVGFRCHTGDEAELLEYLRRHFGPAGLTAPTQAGELDARFP, from the coding sequence GTGAACCAAACGGATGTGTTGATCGTCGGCGCCGGCCCCGTCGGATTGATGCTCGCCTGCGAGCTGCGCCGCCGCGACGTCGCCTGCCGCATCATCGACAAGTACGCGGAGTTCCCGTGGACCTCGCGAGCCAACGGTGTGCAGCCACGGGCGGCGGAAGTCCTCGACAGTCTCGGGATCGCGGACAAGATCGTCGCGGAAAGCTATCGCGCGAAGGGGTTTCGCATCATGCGGGCCGGAACCGAGGTCGGTCGCATCGAGCCGAACGTCGTTGCGAATCCCGATGATCCGGCCGATCAGCCGTATCACGGGATGGTGTTCGCCAATCAGGCCGTGGTCGAAAAGGCCCTGCGGGACAAGCTCGCCGAGCTTGGCGGCCAGGTGGAACTACGGCGGGAGCTGCGCGGTCTGACGGAAAATCCCGATGGCATCGTCGCAGACATCGCCGACCTGGCCTCGGAAAAAGTCGAACGGGTGCACGCCAAATGGCTCGTCGGTTGCGACGGCGGCCACAGCGCCGTGCGCACCCTGCTGCAGCTGCCCTTCACCGGCAAGGACTATCCCGACCAATTCGTCCAAGCTGACGTCCATCTCGACGGCGACCTGCCGGAAGGCCTGATGACGTTGTGGCTCAACGACGAAGGGCTGATGGCGGCCATCCCGTTTCGTGAACCGGGCTTGTGGCGGATCGCCGCGCAAGTCTTTCCCGATGCCGACGGCAACGTCCCACACGCCTCGGTCGAGCTGTTTCAGCGCCTGCTGGCCGAACGCGCCGGCGACACCACCACCAAGATCCTTGAGCCCGTGTGGCTTTCGAATTTCGTCGTGCACCATCGCATCGTCGACCACTATCGGAAGGGACATGCGTTCCTCGCCGGCGACGCCGCCCACGTGCACAGCCCGATCGGTGGGCAGGGCATGAACACCGGGATACAGGACGCCTACAACCTCGGCTGGAAGCTGGCTCTGGTCATCAACGGGGCGCCCGAGACACTGCTGGACACATACGAAGCCGAGCGGTTGCCCGTCGGGCGCAAGGTGCTGCAACAAACCGACGTCAACCACCGGTTGCGCGTCTCCGGCTCCGTGCTCGCCGACGTTTTGATGGATCGCGTTGTCTTTCCGCTGCTGCGGGTTCCCGCGATTCTCGATGTGGTCGGCGACTTCGTCCTGAAAAGGGGCTCACAGCTCGACGTGAACTATCGCGCATCCGCACTGTCGGAACACGTCGGCGGTCTCCGCAAGGGCGTCACGGCGGGCGATCGCGCCCCGGACGGTCAACTGCTGGATCCCTCGGGCCGGCCGGCCTCGCTGTTCGCCCACTTCCGCACGCCCGACTTCCGCCTGCTGATTTTTCAGGGACGCCGGCACGCGGCCGACGCAAAAGCCTTGGCAGCCATCGGGCACCGGGTGCATACGACGACCGACGGGCTGGTGCTTCCCCTGGTGATCACCACCGACAACGCGGCCGCCGCCGGCGACGATGTCATCGTGCTGAACGACCCGAAGCGGCGCACCCATGCCTGCTACGGCGCAAGCGCTCCCAGCCTGTACCTGATACGACCCGACGGGTATGTCGGCTTCCGTTGCCACACGGGCGATGAAGCCGAACTCCTCGAGTATCTACGGCGCCACTTTGGCCCCGCGGGCCTCACGGCCCCGACGCAGGCCGGAGAACTGGACGCGCGCTTCCCGTAA
- a CDS encoding PIN domain-containing protein, with translation MIFVDTSFWAALGNATDAHHTAAERLWAAKPPFVVTSNHVLGETWTLLNRRCGHRVAVTAAAIRYSSHVRLEHITAELEEEAWEWLARHDEREYSFVDATSFALMRKKKLRDAYAFDEDFSAAGFVELRP, from the coding sequence ATGATCTTCGTTGACACATCCTTCTGGGCTGCACTCGGCAATGCCACAGACGCCCACCACACGGCTGCCGAGAGGCTCTGGGCCGCCAAACCGCCCTTCGTCGTGACCTCGAACCATGTCCTGGGCGAAACGTGGACACTGCTCAACCGGCGCTGCGGTCATCGGGTCGCGGTGACTGCCGCGGCCATTCGCTACAGCAGTCACGTCCGGCTCGAACACATTACGGCCGAGCTGGAGGAAGAAGCGTGGGAATGGCTTGCCCGGCATGACGAGCGGGAGTATTCGTTCGTCGACGCCACGAGTTTCGCGCTGATGCGCAAGAAGAAGCTTCGCGATGCCTATGCGTTCGATGAAGATTTCAGCGCAGCCGGATTTGTTGAGCTGAGACCCTAG
- a CDS encoding CopG family transcriptional regulator produces the protein MKRLQIYIEEDLDHALGIEARRQRKSKAALIRAYVADRLGAREPDPIDAFIGSFDGGVDLSTSVDDVVYGPRE, from the coding sequence ATGAAGCGGCTGCAGATCTACATAGAGGAAGACCTGGATCACGCGCTTGGCATCGAAGCTCGCCGGCAGCGCAAATCGAAGGCCGCGCTCATCAGGGCGTACGTAGCTGATCGTCTTGGCGCGCGTGAACCAGATCCGATCGATGCCTTCATCGGATCGTTCGACGGGGGAGTCGACTTGTCCACGTCCGTCGATGACGTGGTCTACGGACCACGTGAATGA
- a CDS encoding aromatic ring-hydroxylating oxygenase subunit alpha, with protein sequence MNRPVGNPARTRSHVLEDAIGTPPECPTLVPAERYYSPAFAALEVERMWPKVWQLACMVDHVAEPGDYFEYRCGPYGVLIVRGDDGALRAFQNACRHRGNSLCVGSGSGLRELKCGYHGWTWDLAGTLKRVPNRKGFGSLRLSDFPLVPARVDSWEGLVFVNLDVDAMPLIEYLEAVPDDIAWCRLGDFRCYATLTVEVDANWKTIADGYSETYHIQTLHPELLRCVDDIHAPQQIWGHTGKSDQPYGVQSPRFEGALSDEEVWDAYVYTQGALMGAAEGTPFPAGERRPGQTVQDVIADRTRAFAASRGVDLEWADTDRITRLHQYNVFPNMTFLANADHLTVMCSRPGPDPDRGEMVIFLMTRMAPGAARNKPTDVRTTAGEAEPGVVLTQDIGLLAGLQRGLHQPGFTHLVLSGEERRVINMHRNLERYLDLPEAGRMTGGNAV encoded by the coding sequence ATGAATCGGCCCGTCGGCAACCCGGCCCGCACCCGCTCGCACGTCCTGGAGGACGCGATCGGCACGCCGCCCGAGTGCCCGACCCTGGTGCCGGCCGAGCGCTACTACTCCCCCGCGTTCGCTGCGCTCGAGGTCGAACGGATGTGGCCGAAGGTGTGGCAGCTCGCGTGCATGGTCGACCACGTCGCCGAGCCGGGCGACTATTTCGAGTACCGCTGCGGACCGTACGGGGTGCTGATCGTCCGCGGTGACGACGGCGCGTTGCGCGCGTTCCAGAACGCCTGTCGCCATCGCGGCAACTCACTGTGCGTGGGCTCGGGTTCGGGACTGCGCGAGCTCAAGTGCGGCTATCACGGCTGGACCTGGGACCTGGCCGGCACGCTCAAACGGGTGCCCAACCGCAAGGGCTTCGGCTCGCTGCGACTGTCCGACTTTCCGCTGGTGCCGGCCCGGGTCGACAGCTGGGAGGGGCTCGTTTTCGTCAATCTCGACGTCGACGCGATGCCGTTGATCGAGTACCTGGAGGCGGTGCCCGACGACATCGCCTGGTGCCGTCTGGGCGACTTCCGCTGCTATGCCACGCTCACCGTCGAGGTCGACGCCAACTGGAAGACGATCGCCGATGGCTACAGCGAAACCTACCACATCCAGACGCTGCATCCCGAGCTGCTGCGCTGCGTCGACGACATCCATGCGCCACAACAGATCTGGGGTCACACGGGCAAGTCCGATCAGCCGTATGGCGTGCAGAGCCCACGCTTTGAGGGCGCGCTGAGCGACGAAGAGGTCTGGGACGCATACGTCTACACGCAGGGCGCGCTCATGGGTGCGGCCGAAGGCACGCCGTTCCCCGCCGGCGAGCGACGGCCCGGACAAACGGTCCAGGATGTGATCGCGGACCGCACGCGGGCATTCGCGGCCAGCCGCGGGGTGGACCTCGAGTGGGCGGACACGGACCGGATCACCCGGCTGCATCAGTACAACGTGTTCCCGAACATGACGTTTCTGGCCAACGCCGACCACCTGACCGTCATGTGTTCGCGGCCCGGCCCGGATCCCGATCGCGGCGAGATGGTCATTTTCTTGATGACGCGCATGGCGCCGGGTGCAGCCCGTAACAAGCCGACGGACGTGCGCACGACCGCCGGCGAAGCCGAACCGGGCGTAGTGCTCACCCAGGACATCGGGCTGCTCGCGGGCCTGCAGCGCGGCTTGCACCAGCCCGGCTTCACGCACCTGGTGCTCTCCGGCGAGGAACGGCGCGTGATCAACATGCATCGCAACCTCGAGCGCTATCTCGATCTGCCCGAAGCGGGGCGGATGACCGGCGGCAACGCCGTGTAG
- a CDS encoding N-acyl-D-amino-acid deacylase family protein, with translation MFDLKITGGTVVDGTGAERYRADIGVKDGKIVDVVRRGANGPEMGGLEMAEAAETIDATGHVVAPGFVDIHTHYDGQVSWDSLLEPSSGHGVTTVVTGNCGVGFAPVRPGTEEWLIRLMEGVEDIPGTALTEGITWGWESYPEYLDAIGKQKFAIDVGSQVAHGAVRAYAMGERGARNEPATADDIAAMGRLVTEAIEAGALGFSTSRTLAHRAMDGEPVPGTFAAEEELFGLGRAMAAGGQAVFELAPQGAAGEDIVGPKKELDWMRRLGGEIDRPLSFALIQVDADPNLWRAQLDLSAAAHEAGSRLHPQIAARPFGMMIGFQGHHAFSHRPTYRRLKAECGREEIARRLADPAVKAAILSEDDLPVDPTLLFDGMFAFVQHSLDRLYALGDPPDYEPTPDRTVAAIAKQRGEDPLSTLYDLMLESDATAMLMVPLFNYAGGNCDAIREMLLHPAGVLGLSDGGAHCGMICDASYPTFLLTHWARDRCRGEKLPLEYVIRKQSRDTAHLFGLTDRGTIEPGKKADLNVIDMDALRLHPAAMAFDLPAGGRRILQRASGYKATIVSGTVTRRDDVDTGARPGRLVRGAR, from the coding sequence GTGTTCGACCTGAAGATCACCGGTGGCACCGTCGTCGACGGCACGGGCGCGGAGCGCTATCGCGCCGACATCGGCGTCAAGGACGGCAAGATCGTCGACGTCGTCCGCCGGGGTGCCAACGGCCCGGAGATGGGTGGCTTGGAGATGGCCGAGGCCGCCGAAACCATCGATGCGACAGGGCATGTGGTGGCCCCCGGCTTCGTCGACATCCACACCCACTACGACGGCCAGGTGAGCTGGGACAGCCTGCTCGAGCCGTCGAGCGGTCACGGGGTCACGACGGTGGTCACCGGCAACTGCGGTGTCGGCTTCGCCCCGGTGCGACCCGGCACCGAGGAATGGCTGATCAGGCTGATGGAGGGTGTCGAGGACATCCCCGGCACCGCGCTGACGGAGGGCATCACCTGGGGCTGGGAGAGCTACCCCGAATACCTCGACGCGATCGGCAAGCAGAAGTTCGCGATCGACGTCGGCAGCCAAGTGGCCCACGGCGCCGTCCGCGCGTACGCGATGGGGGAGCGGGGCGCCCGCAACGAGCCGGCCACGGCCGACGACATTGCGGCGATGGGCCGGCTGGTCACCGAGGCGATCGAAGCCGGCGCGCTCGGGTTTTCCACGTCGCGCACGCTGGCCCACCGGGCCATGGACGGCGAACCCGTGCCCGGGACGTTCGCCGCCGAGGAAGAACTGTTCGGGCTTGGCCGCGCCATGGCCGCCGGCGGTCAGGCGGTGTTCGAACTGGCCCCGCAGGGCGCCGCGGGCGAGGACATCGTCGGCCCCAAGAAGGAGCTGGACTGGATGCGGCGGCTGGGCGGCGAAATCGACCGGCCGCTGTCGTTCGCCCTCATTCAGGTGGACGCCGATCCGAACCTCTGGCGCGCGCAATTGGACCTCTCCGCCGCCGCCCATGAGGCAGGCAGTCGACTACACCCACAGATCGCGGCGCGCCCGTTCGGCATGATGATCGGATTCCAGGGCCACCATGCCTTCAGCCATCGGCCCACCTATCGCAGGCTCAAGGCCGAATGCGGCCGCGAGGAGATCGCGCGGCGCCTGGCCGATCCGGCCGTGAAGGCCGCGATCCTGTCCGAGGACGATCTGCCCGTCGACCCGACGCTGCTGTTCGACGGCATGTTCGCCTTCGTGCAGCACTCGTTGGACCGTCTCTACGCGCTCGGCGATCCGCCCGACTACGAGCCCACGCCGGACCGCACCGTCGCCGCGATCGCCAAGCAGCGGGGCGAGGATCCGTTGTCGACCCTCTACGACCTCATGCTCGAGTCGGACGCGACCGCCATGCTGATGGTGCCGCTCTTCAACTACGCCGGTGGCAACTGCGACGCGATCAGGGAGATGCTGCTGCACCCCGCCGGCGTGCTGGGGCTCTCCGATGGCGGCGCGCACTGCGGGATGATCTGTGACGCTTCGTATCCCACGTTCCTGCTGACGCATTGGGCGCGGGATCGTTGCCGGGGCGAGAAGCTGCCGCTGGAATACGTGATCCGCAAGCAGTCTCGCGATACCGCCCACCTGTTCGGGCTCACCGACCGCGGCACCATCGAGCCCGGCAAGAAGGCCGACCTCAACGTGATCGACATGGACGCGCTGAGGCTGCACCCCGCGGCGATGGCGTTCGACCTGCCGGCCGGAGGGCGCCGGATCTTGCAGCGCGCGAGCGGATACAAGGCGACCATCGTCAGCGGAACGGTGACCCGGCGCGACGACGTCGACACCGGGGCCCGACCCGGCCGGCTGGTGCGGGGCGCGCGCTGA
- a CDS encoding phosphotransferase translates to MKSVVRQVFSVVGLAAHLGRGVGRVTADAALGGRVGLPRTVEDIDAAVLSRVMGTHVGSVRVLDGHAGTSTRARLALTGKNVPESVFVKIAAKTAATRLMGELGRLGHTEVRFYSQLAPQLTGVPDAYGAAFDAWTGRYLLVLEDLPAESCEFPDTLHPLSPDQASLVVELLADLHAAFWNRLPRDGRGPLAWLYTPSSDVTSLLTGPLMHASMKRLAGRTTTPAGIPVEKGRFIADNYRTVAALIDAPPHTVMHGDAHPGNMYFCGGKAGLLDWQAVRRGHPSRELAYTLITSLTPEDRRATQRDLLDDYRRALAAAGGPELDRDELWLRYRQGALYGYVAPLITAGMGGMQVEDIAVEGLRRGVEALDDLETIVALKDSM, encoded by the coding sequence ATGAAAAGTGTTGTCAGACAAGTATTCTCAGTCGTCGGCCTGGCCGCCCATCTGGGTCGCGGCGTCGGTCGGGTGACTGCCGACGCCGCGCTCGGAGGCCGGGTGGGGTTGCCCCGCACCGTCGAAGACATCGACGCCGCGGTCCTGTCCAGGGTCATGGGGACCCACGTCGGATCCGTCCGCGTCCTTGACGGCCACGCGGGGACATCGACACGGGCCCGGTTGGCGTTGACCGGAAAAAACGTACCCGAGTCGGTGTTCGTCAAGATCGCCGCAAAGACCGCCGCCACCCGTTTGATGGGTGAACTCGGCCGGCTCGGACACACCGAGGTGCGCTTCTACAGTCAACTCGCGCCGCAACTCACCGGCGTCCCGGATGCCTACGGCGCGGCATTCGACGCCTGGACGGGCCGCTATCTATTGGTCCTGGAAGACCTTCCCGCCGAGTCGTGCGAATTTCCCGACACCTTGCACCCGCTTTCCCCCGACCAGGCCAGCCTCGTCGTCGAACTGCTGGCCGACCTGCACGCCGCCTTCTGGAACCGCCTGCCCCGCGACGGCCGTGGCCCGTTGGCATGGCTCTACACGCCATCGAGCGACGTCACCTCGTTGTTGACCGGTCCGCTCATGCACGCCTCCATGAAGCGCCTTGCCGGGCGCACGACCACGCCGGCCGGCATCCCCGTCGAGAAGGGCCGCTTCATCGCCGACAACTACCGCACCGTCGCCGCGCTGATCGACGCTCCCCCACATACCGTCATGCACGGCGACGCCCATCCCGGCAACATGTACTTCTGCGGCGGCAAGGCGGGACTTCTCGACTGGCAGGCGGTGCGGCGCGGGCACCCCTCCCGCGAACTGGCCTACACCCTGATCACGAGTCTGACGCCGGAAGACCGCCGGGCGACTCAACGCGACCTACTCGACGACTACCGACGCGCGCTCGCGGCGGCCGGCGGACCCGAGCTGGATCGCGACGAACTGTGGCTGCGGTACCGGCAGGGCGCGCTGTACGGATATGTCGCGCCCCTGATCACCGCCGGGATGGGGGGAATGCAGGTCGAAGACATCGCCGTGGAAGGCCTTCGGCGCGGTGTCGAAGCGCTCGACGACCTGGAAACCATTGTGGCACTGAAAGATTCGATGTAG
- a CDS encoding STAS domain-containing protein codes for MAEQSGDSVDPMAFEVGTHRIDRAVVVTVSGEVDMLSAPRLAEAIHTALAARPAALIVDLSKVAFLASAGMTVLVTAQAEVVPPTRFAVVANGAATSRPIKLMGIDSVLSLHSTLDSALSGIADG; via the coding sequence ATGGCCGAACAATCCGGCGACTCGGTCGATCCGATGGCTTTCGAAGTGGGAACACACCGGATAGATCGGGCGGTCGTGGTCACCGTCTCGGGTGAAGTGGACATGCTCAGTGCGCCGCGGCTGGCCGAGGCGATCCACACCGCGCTGGCCGCCCGGCCCGCGGCGCTGATCGTTGATCTGTCGAAGGTGGCTTTTCTCGCCTCGGCGGGGATGACCGTCCTGGTTACCGCGCAGGCCGAGGTCGTGCCGCCTACTCGGTTCGCCGTCGTCGCGAACGGCGCGGCCACCAGTAGGCCGATCAAACTCATGGGAATAGACAGCGTGCTCTCGCTTCACAGCACGCTTGACAGCGCGCTGAGCGGTATTGCCGATGGGTGA
- a CDS encoding catalase family peroxidase encodes MEPGDRDAERLHRLALTRRSALLGMGAVAGFAAADVTGFAYAGGWLRPGAPAPLLPSRFADRFEHVYGRHDGFRRNHAKGLSATGFFASSGAGAAICRAAVFQPGTVPLVGRFSLGGGLPDQADKPDTVRGLGLLFQAPHGQQWRTAMINLPVFTDSTPQGFYERLLASKPLPETGKPDPKKMAAFLDRHPETVAAMKIIKQSPPSAGFADSTFYGLNAFWFTNSAGATVPVRWSAVPQDAGGQDAPGPSPGKDYLFDDLIRTLARRPLQWRLVLRIGEPGDPTNDATKPWPRSRRSVDAGTITITAVQTEEAGNARDINFDPLVLPDGITASDDPLPASRSAVYARSFTRRAEEPKSLSEVNVARVLS; translated from the coding sequence ATGGAGCCCGGTGACCGTGACGCCGAGCGTCTCCACCGCCTCGCGCTGACTCGGCGGAGCGCATTGCTGGGGATGGGCGCGGTAGCCGGCTTCGCCGCGGCGGACGTGACCGGGTTTGCCTATGCCGGCGGCTGGCTGCGGCCCGGCGCGCCGGCCCCGCTTCTTCCCTCAAGGTTCGCCGATCGCTTCGAACACGTCTACGGCCGCCATGACGGGTTTCGGCGGAATCATGCCAAAGGCCTCAGCGCCACAGGGTTTTTCGCGAGCAGCGGGGCGGGCGCTGCGATCTGCCGGGCGGCGGTCTTCCAGCCGGGCACCGTCCCGCTGGTCGGTCGGTTTTCGCTGGGCGGCGGTCTGCCGGATCAGGCCGACAAGCCCGACACCGTCCGCGGCCTGGGCCTGCTGTTCCAGGCGCCCCACGGCCAGCAGTGGCGCACCGCGATGATCAACCTTCCCGTTTTCACCGACAGCACCCCGCAAGGGTTTTACGAGCGGTTGCTTGCGTCCAAACCGCTGCCCGAAACGGGCAAGCCCGACCCGAAGAAGATGGCCGCATTCCTCGATCGCCATCCCGAGACCGTCGCGGCGATGAAAATCATCAAGCAGTCGCCGCCCAGCGCGGGATTCGCGGACAGCACGTTCTACGGGCTGAACGCTTTTTGGTTCACTAACAGCGCTGGCGCCACTGTTCCGGTGCGTTGGTCCGCAGTGCCGCAGGATGCCGGGGGCCAGGACGCCCCGGGGCCGTCGCCCGGCAAGGACTATCTTTTCGACGACCTCATTCGCACGCTGGCGCGCCGGCCGCTCCAGTGGCGACTCGTTCTCAGGATCGGCGAGCCGGGCGATCCGACCAACGACGCCACCAAACCGTGGCCGCGGTCGCGGCGGTCCGTCGACGCCGGCACCATCACCATCACCGCCGTGCAGACCGAGGAAGCCGGCAACGCGCGCGACATCAACTTCGACCCACTGGTGCTGCCAGACGGCATCACCGCCTCCGATGACCCCTTGCCCGCGTCCAGATCGGCCGTTTACGCGCGTTCCTTCACCCGCCGCGCCGAGGAACCCAAGTCGCTCAGCGAGGTCAACGTGGCCCGGGTGCTCTCATGA
- a CDS encoding cytochrome b — MTGEPTETTTAPGCFALTSRILHWLMAPMVIAQLLVGVAMIASLGYYPLLLAIHRPLGVVILAFAVLRLVNRLTQRLPPFPATMSRVERRIASWSEYLLYALLLVQPLTGWAMLSAARFPIILGGPLRLPGIAPHDIDVYAVLRQAHSVFAFLLFLTFTAHVCAVLFHTLVLRDRLLDRMAPWPTKPAAPQHDQTKV; from the coding sequence ATGACGGGCGAGCCAACCGAAACCACCACCGCCCCAGGATGTTTCGCGCTCACTTCGCGGATTCTGCACTGGCTGATGGCGCCGATGGTCATCGCGCAGCTGCTCGTCGGCGTGGCCATGATCGCTTCCTTGGGCTACTACCCGCTGCTGTTGGCCATCCATCGCCCGTTGGGGGTGGTGATCCTGGCCTTCGCGGTGCTGCGCCTGGTGAACCGGCTGACCCAGCGGCTCCCACCCTTCCCGGCCACCATGAGTCGCGTCGAACGCCGCATCGCGTCGTGGTCGGAGTACTTGCTTTACGCCTTGCTGCTCGTCCAGCCCCTGACCGGGTGGGCCATGCTGTCGGCGGCCCGATTCCCGATCATCCTGGGAGGGCCACTTCGTCTGCCCGGCATCGCGCCGCACGACATCGACGTTTATGCGGTGCTCCGACAGGCCCACAGTGTCTTCGCCTTCTTGCTTTTCCTGACGTTCACCGCCCATGTCTGCGCCGTGCTATTCCACACGCTGGTCTTGCGCGACCGGCTGCTTGATCGCATGGCACCGTGGCCCACCAAACCCGCGGCGCCGCAACATGACCAAACCAAGGTGTGA